The Zobellia alginiliquefaciens genome contains a region encoding:
- a CDS encoding UvrD-helicase domain-containing protein produces the protein MQHSTFKIYNASAGSGKTHTLTKEYLKIVLSSSNRFSKILAITFTNKAVNEMKHRILESLSKFGKVENEATAPPLFLDLMKELGVDAATLRQRSKQTLKEILHNYAFFDISTIDKFTHRLIRTFAKDLKLPQNFEVVLDTDLLLDEAVAKLVHKAGTDKQLTQVLLEFALEKIDDDKSWDIAYDLGNMGKLLFRENHAEHLQNLKDKNISDFVELKKTVRSRITATEESLIGFATLALQLIEQNGLEFSDFTRGYFPKFMEKISAGDMAIDFKAGWKQNFDDTVLYNKSTADATKATLNELHPQFSEIFNKIKQAFYELSFLKNTYANLVPLTVLNAIQREVKNLQNERDQLSIAEFNTIISKEIKNQPAPFIYERLGEKYRHYFVDEFQDTSTLQWNNLIPLIGHALEGEDLQGNRGSLFLVGDAKQAIYRWRGGRAEQFLDLVNESESPFAIPAQTESLPTNWRSYDEVIKFNNDFFTATSPFLNNAMYNNMFVEGNRQGYNSKQGGTVQLKFIEKDEEKSRDEQYCTEVLNTIQTVIEKDYGYEDICILVRGNRQGVLLADFLTQQEIPTISSESLLLNSSDKVRFLANLMAYIGNPTNLQIAYELLTYLSKGGENRHQYIYENLKNVEHLLLKEYQLDVEELKQLSVYDGMERAIRQCNLVEGSDAYVTFFMDFVLETEQKEGTGIQAFLNLWEKKKGKLSISAPDNIDAVRIMTVHKSKGLEFSIVIFPFANEHIYKRMDKKMWLPLNADAFNGFEEILITEKKEVENYGEEAAQIYSEEEHKMELDALNLLYVALTRAEKALYIISEKDLARGQHKTDYYSGLFIEYLKGKDLWSDDELVYSFGELEKAPAPHQTKEQQDIDYSFTHKDRSSFKILTRSGMLWDTEREAAISKGNLIHYILGYIATQDDIEPALQKAIQQGEIESQEVDEVRDKLQRIVNHPKLQTYYKDSDIIKNEKDIITADGKILRPDRIVFKEKNATLIDYKTGKTNPKYKEQLYSYADALTDMGYVVENKIIVYINEEVTPEFI, from the coding sequence TTGCAACACAGCACTTTTAAAATATATAACGCTTCTGCCGGCTCAGGAAAGACACATACCTTAACGAAAGAATACCTTAAAATAGTTCTTTCATCAAGCAATCGTTTCAGTAAAATTTTGGCCATTACATTTACCAACAAGGCGGTAAACGAAATGAAGCATCGTATTTTGGAAAGCCTTTCAAAATTTGGTAAAGTTGAAAATGAAGCCACCGCTCCTCCACTTTTTTTAGATTTAATGAAGGAGCTTGGTGTAGACGCGGCCACATTACGGCAACGCTCTAAGCAAACTTTAAAGGAAATTCTGCATAATTATGCTTTTTTTGATATTTCTACAATTGATAAGTTTACGCATCGCCTAATTAGGACATTCGCAAAAGATTTAAAGCTACCTCAAAATTTTGAAGTTGTTCTAGATACTGATTTGTTACTAGATGAAGCTGTTGCCAAATTGGTCCATAAGGCAGGAACGGACAAGCAGCTTACTCAGGTATTGCTGGAGTTTGCCCTTGAAAAAATTGATGATGATAAAAGTTGGGACATTGCCTATGATCTAGGTAATATGGGCAAGTTGCTTTTTAGGGAAAACCATGCAGAACACCTACAAAACTTAAAGGATAAGAATATATCAGATTTTGTAGAGCTGAAGAAAACCGTGCGCTCTCGGATTACAGCTACGGAGGAAAGTCTTATTGGCTTTGCAACACTTGCGTTGCAATTGATAGAACAAAATGGACTTGAATTTTCAGATTTTACGAGGGGGTATTTTCCAAAATTCATGGAAAAAATTTCAGCTGGAGATATGGCAATCGATTTTAAGGCCGGGTGGAAGCAAAATTTTGATGATACCGTTCTTTATAATAAATCCACAGCAGATGCTACAAAGGCAACTTTAAACGAGTTACACCCGCAATTTTCTGAAATTTTCAATAAGATAAAACAGGCTTTTTATGAGCTTTCTTTTTTGAAGAATACATATGCTAATTTAGTGCCGTTAACGGTTCTTAATGCAATTCAAAGAGAAGTAAAGAATCTGCAGAATGAACGTGATCAGCTTTCTATTGCAGAGTTCAACACCATCATATCCAAAGAAATAAAAAACCAGCCGGCACCTTTTATATATGAACGTTTAGGCGAGAAGTATCGTCATTATTTTGTGGATGAATTTCAGGATACATCTACACTGCAGTGGAATAACCTAATACCACTTATTGGACATGCTTTAGAGGGGGAAGATTTGCAAGGCAACAGAGGATCTCTTTTTTTAGTGGGCGATGCCAAGCAAGCTATTTATCGTTGGCGAGGTGGTCGTGCCGAACAATTTTTAGATTTAGTAAATGAATCTGAAAGTCCCTTTGCAATTCCCGCCCAAACAGAATCCCTGCCAACCAATTGGCGTAGCTATGATGAGGTCATTAAGTTCAACAACGACTTTTTTACCGCTACCAGTCCGTTTCTGAATAACGCCATGTACAATAACATGTTCGTAGAAGGAAACAGGCAAGGGTATAATTCAAAACAAGGCGGAACCGTACAGCTCAAATTTATTGAAAAAGATGAAGAAAAAAGTAGGGATGAGCAGTACTGTACGGAAGTATTGAACACTATACAAACTGTAATTGAAAAGGATTACGGCTATGAAGACATTTGTATTTTGGTTAGGGGAAATAGGCAGGGAGTTTTATTAGCTGATTTTCTTACACAACAGGAAATTCCAACCATTTCATCTGAAAGTTTATTGCTGAACAGTAGTGATAAGGTTCGGTTTCTGGCAAATCTTATGGCATACATTGGTAATCCTACTAATTTACAGATAGCCTATGAGTTGCTGACTTATCTTTCTAAGGGCGGGGAGAATAGACATCAATATATATATGAGAACTTAAAAAATGTAGAACATCTTTTATTAAAGGAATATCAACTAGACGTTGAGGAGCTAAAACAACTATCCGTTTACGATGGTATGGAAAGAGCTATTCGTCAATGTAACCTGGTTGAAGGTTCAGATGCCTATGTTACTTTTTTTATGGATTTTGTGCTTGAAACGGAACAGAAAGAAGGTACGGGGATTCAGGCGTTCTTGAACCTCTGGGAAAAGAAAAAGGGCAAACTGAGTATTTCCGCTCCTGATAATATAGATGCCGTGCGAATTATGACCGTTCATAAGTCTAAAGGCCTTGAGTTTTCCATTGTTATTTTTCCTTTTGCCAATGAACATATCTATAAAAGGATGGACAAAAAAATGTGGCTTCCTCTAAATGCCGATGCGTTTAACGGATTTGAAGAAATTCTAATCACCGAAAAAAAGGAAGTAGAGAATTATGGGGAGGAAGCGGCTCAAATTTATTCTGAGGAGGAGCATAAAATGGAATTGGATGCGCTTAACCTATTATATGTAGCCTTAACAAGGGCGGAGAAGGCGCTTTATATTATATCGGAAAAAGACCTGGCCAGAGGGCAACATAAAACGGATTATTATTCGGGCTTGTTCATTGAGTATTTAAAAGGAAAGGACCTATGGTCCGATGATGAGTTGGTCTATAGTTTTGGAGAGCTGGAAAAAGCACCTGCCCCTCATCAAACAAAAGAGCAACAGGATATAGATTATAGTTTTACGCATAAAGACAGGTCAAGTTTTAAAATACTTACCCGATCAGGGATGTTGTGGGATACAGAACGTGAAGCTGCAATTTCTAAGGGAAACCTTATACATTATATATTAGGTTATATAGCAACTCAAGATGATATTGAACCCGCCCTGCAGAAAGCAATACAGCAAGGGGAGATAGAAAGCCAGGAGGTAGATGAGGTAAGGGATAAGTTGCAACGTATCGTAAATCACCCTAAACTCCAGACCTATTATAAGGATAGCGATATCATTAAGAACGAAAAGGATATTATTACCGCTGATGGGAAGATATTACGTCCGGACAGAATAGTGTTTAAAGAAAAGAATGCAACCCTTATCGATTATAAAACAGGTAAGACCAACCCTAAATATAAGGAGCAACTTTATTCTTATGCAGATGCATTAACGGATATGGGATATGTTGTAGAAAATAAAATCATTGTTTACATTAACGAAGAAGTAACACCAGAATTCATATAA
- a CDS encoding OmpA family protein: MKHLSKLLVVVVLIVGINNVQAQDENNPWQVQFGVNAIDVYPTSDDNFPTQTSSFGNELFNASDHWNILPSISYVGVSRSVGDGLSVGVRGSLNKISKLGDIGVDDLSHYALDGTIKYNFLDQKVVDPFVEVGGGYTWVDEIGAGTVNGGVGVNFWFTENIGLTVQTTYKHAFEDYGRKHWQHLAGISVKFGGTDTDGDGVYDKDDACPEVAGLEAFNGCPDADGDGIEDSKDACPNEAGSKEMNGCPDADGDGVADKDDKCPNEAGLANLAGCPDADGDGVADGDDECPNEAGPAENKGCPWPDTDGDGVLDKDDKCPDVAGTVANAGCPEVTEEVQKQLNDYARTILFDTGKSSIKAESTSVMVDIITILKEYPTAKFTVEGHTDSVGSQKLNQSLSESRALSVKEFLVDKGIEEFRLSAIGYGEDKPIASNNTRSGRKENRRVEINLVK, translated from the coding sequence ATGAAACATCTTAGCAAATTATTGGTTGTTGTTGTCCTTATTGTAGGCATCAATAACGTACAAGCGCAAGACGAGAATAATCCATGGCAAGTGCAATTCGGAGTTAATGCCATAGATGTGTACCCGACAAGCGATGACAATTTCCCGACTCAGACTAGTTCTTTCGGTAATGAGCTTTTCAACGCATCTGATCACTGGAATATTCTTCCTTCTATCTCTTATGTTGGTGTGTCTAGATCTGTAGGTGACGGTCTTTCTGTAGGCGTTAGAGGATCTTTGAACAAAATCAGCAAATTAGGAGATATAGGTGTAGACGATCTTTCGCATTACGCTTTAGATGGTACTATTAAATATAACTTCCTTGACCAAAAAGTAGTTGATCCTTTCGTAGAAGTAGGTGGTGGTTACACTTGGGTTGATGAAATTGGAGCTGGTACTGTTAATGGTGGTGTTGGTGTAAACTTTTGGTTTACTGAAAACATCGGTCTTACTGTACAGACTACTTACAAGCACGCTTTTGAAGATTACGGTCGTAAGCACTGGCAACATTTAGCAGGTATCTCTGTTAAGTTTGGTGGTACTGATACTGACGGTGACGGTGTATATGACAAAGATGATGCTTGTCCAGAAGTTGCTGGTCTAGAGGCTTTCAACGGATGTCCTGATGCTGACGGTGACGGAATCGAAGACAGCAAAGATGCTTGTCCTAACGAAGCTGGTTCTAAAGAAATGAACGGTTGTCCTGATGCTGACGGTGACGGTGTTGCTGATAAAGATGATAAATGTCCTAACGAAGCTGGATTGGCTAACCTAGCAGGTTGTCCTGATGCTGACGGTGACGGTGTTGCTGATGGTGACGATGAATGTCCTAACGAAGCAGGTCCTGCTGAGAACAAAGGATGCCCATGGCCTGATACTGACGGTGACGGTGTATTGGACAAAGATGATAAATGTCCAGATGTTGCAGGTACTGTAGCTAACGCTGGTTGTCCTGAAGTAACTGAAGAAGTTCAGAAGCAATTGAATGACTACGCTAGAACTATCTTGTTCGATACAGGTAAGTCTTCTATCAAAGCTGAGTCTACTTCTGTAATGGTTGACATCATCACTATCCTAAAAGAATACCCAACTGCTAAATTTACAGTAGAAGGTCACACAGATAGCGTTGGTAGCCAGAAATTGAACCAAAGCCTTTCTGAGTCAAGAGCACTTTCTGTAAAAGAGTTCTTAGTAGATAAAGGTATTGAAGAATTCAGATTGTCTGCTATCGGTTACGGTGAAGACAAGCCAATCGCATCTAACAACACAAGAAGCGGTAGAAAAGAAAACAGAAGAGTTGAGATTAACTTAGTAAAGTAA
- the kbl gene encoding glycine C-acetyltransferase has translation MYGKIKEHLEQELASIKDEGLYKSERIITTPQGAEIKISTGEEVINFCANNYLGLSSHPEVIQAAKDTLDSHGFGMSSVRFICGTQDIHKELEKKIADFYGTEDTILYAAAFDANGGVFEPLLTAEDAIISDSLNHASIIDGVRLCKAKRYRYANSDMADLEKQLKQANEDDARFKIIVTDGVFSMDGLVAPLDKICDLAEKYDAMVMIDECHATGFIGPTGIGTLEEKDVMGRIDIITGTLGKALGGAMGGYTTGKKEIIEILRQRSRPYLFSNSLAPAIVGASIKVFELLENDTSLRDKVQENASYFKAGMKKAGFDIIDGESAIVPVMLYDAKLAQEMASRLLEKGIYVIGFFFPVVPKGKARIRVQLSAAHEIKHLDRAIRAFIEVGKDLKIV, from the coding sequence ATGTACGGAAAAATAAAAGAACATTTAGAACAAGAACTTGCAAGCATTAAAGATGAGGGTCTTTATAAAAGTGAGCGAATAATAACCACGCCTCAAGGTGCAGAGATTAAGATTTCCACAGGGGAAGAAGTAATCAACTTTTGTGCAAATAATTATTTGGGACTATCATCTCATCCGGAAGTAATACAGGCGGCAAAGGATACTTTGGATAGTCATGGATTTGGTATGTCATCGGTACGTTTCATTTGCGGCACGCAGGATATACATAAAGAACTTGAAAAGAAAATAGCCGATTTCTACGGGACTGAGGATACCATATTGTATGCTGCGGCCTTTGATGCCAATGGGGGAGTTTTTGAACCATTGCTAACTGCGGAGGATGCGATAATTTCGGATTCGCTCAATCATGCATCTATCATTGATGGGGTTAGGTTGTGTAAGGCGAAACGCTATAGATATGCCAATAGTGATATGGCCGACTTAGAAAAGCAATTGAAACAAGCCAATGAAGATGACGCCCGTTTTAAGATAATTGTTACTGATGGTGTTTTCTCTATGGATGGTCTTGTGGCACCTTTAGACAAGATTTGCGACTTGGCAGAGAAATATGATGCTATGGTTATGATAGATGAATGTCATGCCACAGGTTTTATAGGTCCTACAGGTATAGGTACGCTTGAGGAAAAAGATGTAATGGGCCGTATAGACATTATAACCGGTACTTTGGGCAAAGCCCTTGGCGGTGCTATGGGTGGTTATACCACAGGGAAAAAAGAAATTATAGAAATTTTGCGTCAACGTTCTAGACCGTATTTGTTTTCAAATTCTTTGGCTCCGGCCATTGTTGGGGCATCTATAAAGGTTTTTGAACTGTTGGAAAACGATACCTCATTACGAGACAAAGTGCAGGAAAACGCATCGTATTTTAAAGCGGGAATGAAAAAGGCCGGGTTTGATATTATTGATGGAGAATCCGCTATTGTGCCCGTAATGCTGTATGACGCTAAATTGGCGCAAGAAATGGCTAGTCGATTATTGGAAAAAGGAATTTATGTTATAGGATTTTTCTTTCCAGTGGTTCCAAAGGGTAAGGCAAGGATACGGGTTCAGTTATCTGCCGCCCATGAAATCAAGCATTTAGACCGTGCAATCCGTGCTTTTATCGAAGTTGGTAAGGACTTAAAAATCGTTTAA